One genomic segment of Coffea arabica cultivar ET-39 chromosome 6e, Coffea Arabica ET-39 HiFi, whole genome shotgun sequence includes these proteins:
- the LOC113696654 gene encoding uncharacterized protein — MCRLYGDESETIEHALLNCCYVKQVWRIAPIQWEGMMDQQGCFRKWWTNVAEAKSRSEGNEHLSLTVNILWQIWKSRNEKEFNGKQHPSIRTVQKAQEEWLEFVEATAKASRMSTEETGTQETFLQQEEMIEDTLSLRIASKKMQNSPHIGIRITISLNNQEPARDWGLHERSTSHQLIDDLAVVKLLMSKAAMQEWRKILIQTDSKQVLKLILNSKTQDMHLATLLEDIHHLKSLFRMCSFCLVSKDFNHLSDKISGYAVGILQDEELWFPQCHGALIV; from the coding sequence ATGTGCAGATTATATGGAGATGAGAGTGAGACAATTGAACATGCACTACTTAACTGCTGTTATGTCAAACAAGTGTGGAGGATTGCCCCAATCCAATGGGAAGGAATGATGGACCAACAGGGATGCTTCAGGAAATGGTGGACCAATGTTGCAGAAGCAAAATCAAGAAGTGAAGGAAATGAGCACCTATCCTTAACTGTTAATATTCTTTGGCAAATCTGGAAGAGTAGGAATGAGAAAGAATTCAATGGGAAACAACATCCCTCAATTAGGACAGTACAGAAAGCTCAGGAGGAATGGCTGGAATTTGTGGAAGCTACAGCAAAGGCATCAAGAATGAGCACAGAAGAAACAGGTACTCAGGAGACATTTTTACAGCAAGAGGAAATGATTGAAGACACACTGAGcttgagaattgcttcaaaAAAGATGCAAAACAGCCCCCACATAGGAATAAGGATAACAATATCCCTGAACAACCAGGAACCTGCGAGAGACTGGGGACTGCACGAGAGAAGCACAAGCCACCAGCTCATAGATGATCTAGCAGTTGTCAAACTTTTGATGAGTAAAGCTGCAATGCAGGAGTGGAGGAAGATTCTGATCCAGACGGATAGTAAACAAGTTCTCAAGCTTATTCTGAACAGCAAAACTCAGGACATGCATTTGGCCACCTTGCTGGAGGATATCCATCATTTAAAGTCTTTGTTTCGCATGTGCTCCTTTTGTTTAGTTAGTAAAGATTTTAATCATCTTAGTGACAAGATTAGTGGTTATGCAGTAGGCATATTGCAAGACGAGGAACTCTGGTTCCCTCAGTGCCATGGTGCACTGATTGTGTAG